One genomic region from Prionailurus bengalensis isolate Pbe53 chromosome C1, Fcat_Pben_1.1_paternal_pri, whole genome shotgun sequence encodes:
- the C1QL2 gene encoding complement C1q-like protein 2: MALGLLIAVPLLLQAAPPGAAHYEMMGTCRMICDPYSAAPGAGPAGAKAPPPGPSTAALEVMQDLSANPPPPFIQGPKGDPGRPGKPGPRGPPGEPGPPGPRGPPGEKGDSGRPGLPGLQLTAGTAGGVGVVGGGTGGGGDSEGEVTGALSAAFSGPKIAFYVGLKSPHEGYEVLKFDDVVTNLGNHYDPTTGKFSCQVRGIYFFTYHILMRGGDGTSMWADLCKNGQVRASAIAQDADQNYDYASNSVVLHLDSGDEVYVKLDGGKAHGGNNNKYSTFSGFLLYPD; encoded by the exons ATGGCTCTGGGGCTGCTCATCGCCGTGCCGTTGCTGCTGCAGGCGGCGCCCCCCGGCGCGGCACACTACGAGATGATGGGCACCTGCCGCATGATCTGCGACCCGTACAGCGCCGCACCCGGCGCGGGGCCCGCGGGAGCCAAGGCGCCGCCGCCCGGACCCAGCACTGCCGCCCTGGAAGTCATGCAAGACCTGAGCgccaacccccctccccctttcatccAGGGACCCAAGGGCGACCCGGGGCGACCCGGCAAGCCCGGGCCGCGGGGGCCCCCTGGAGAGCCGGGCCCTCCTGGACCCAGGGGTCCCCCAGGGGAGAAGGGCGACTCGGGGCGGCCCGGGCTGCCCGGGCTGCAGCTGACGGCAGGCACGGCAGGCGGTGTCGGGGTGGTCGGTGGCGGAACCGGGGGCGGTGGCGACTCTGAAGGCGAGGTGACCGGCGCGCTGAGCGCCGCCTTCAGCGGTCCCAAGATCGCTTTCTACGTGGGTCTCAAGAGCCCCCACGAAGGCTACGAGGTGCTCAAGTTTGACGACGTGGTCACCAATCTCGGCAATCACTACGACCCCACTACCGGCAAGTTCAGCTGCCAGGTGCGCGGCATCTACTTCTTCACCTACCACATCCTCATGCGCGGCGGCGACGGCACCAGCATGTGGGCGGACCTCTGCAAGAACGGGCAG GTCCGGGCCAGCGCCATCGCTCAGGACGCCGACCAGAACTACGACTACGCCAGTAACAGCGTGGTGCTGCACCTCGATTCAGGGGACGAGGTGTACGTGAAGCTGGACGGCGGCAAGGCGCACGGAGGCAATAACAACAAATACAGCACGTTCTCCGGCTTTCTTCTGTACCCGGATTAG